The Chryseolinea soli genome contains a region encoding:
- a CDS encoding PRC-barrel domain-containing protein, with protein sequence MKNENLDVDNLTGRNHEGAHANTPVRLLTASSVMKDTIIGPTGEKLGYIKDIMLNLEDGTIEYIVMESGGFLGLGGKFFALPFRVLRLDAEEHAFVLDLDKDILKAAPGFDKDHWPGTNAHDFDTANTYWGGFMGPNTGSEPY encoded by the coding sequence ATGAAAAATGAAAATTTGGACGTAGACAACCTCACTGGTCGCAACCACGAAGGCGCGCATGCCAACACGCCCGTCAGGCTGCTCACGGCATCATCGGTCATGAAAGACACCATCATTGGCCCCACAGGCGAGAAGCTGGGCTATATCAAAGACATCATGCTGAACCTTGAAGACGGCACCATCGAATACATCGTCATGGAAAGCGGCGGCTTCCTCGGTCTCGGCGGAAAATTCTTCGCCCTTCCCTTCAGGGTACTTCGCCTCGATGCAGAAGAACACGCCTTCGTGCTCGACCTCGACAAAGACATCCTGAAAGCCGCCCCGGGTTTCGACAAAGACCATTGGCCCGGCACAAACGCCCACGACTTTGACACCGCCAACACCTACTGGGGTGGTTTCATGGGCCCCAACACGGGATCCGAACCGTATTGA
- a CDS encoding electron transfer flavoprotein subunit beta/FixA family protein, with product MKILVCITHVPDTTSKINFTDNNTKFDTTGVQFIIGPYDDYALARAIELKDAIAGTTVTVLNVGPADTEPTLRKGLAIGADDAIRVNAEPTDSFFVASQIAAIAKETPYDLILMGRESIDYNSGVVHGIVAELLGIPSISPVMKLDLEGTKAKLAREIEGGKEYLEVSLPFVAGCQEPIAEWKIPNMRGIMSARTKPLKVVEPKAADSGVKLQKFELPPPKGSVKMIPADNVPELVNLLKNEAKVL from the coding sequence ATGAAGATTTTAGTTTGCATTACGCACGTTCCGGATACGACTTCAAAAATCAATTTTACGGACAACAATACGAAGTTTGACACCACTGGAGTTCAGTTTATAATAGGCCCTTACGATGATTATGCTTTGGCGCGCGCCATCGAATTGAAAGATGCTATTGCCGGCACCACGGTAACGGTGCTGAACGTCGGCCCTGCCGACACCGAGCCTACATTGCGCAAGGGTCTGGCCATCGGCGCCGACGACGCCATCCGCGTGAATGCCGAACCCACCGACTCATTTTTTGTGGCCAGCCAAATCGCTGCCATTGCCAAAGAAACACCCTACGATCTCATCCTCATGGGAAGAGAGTCTATCGACTATAACAGCGGCGTCGTGCACGGCATCGTGGCCGAGTTGCTGGGCATACCCTCGATCTCGCCCGTCATGAAGCTAGATCTCGAGGGAACCAAGGCCAAGCTGGCACGCGAAATCGAAGGGGGCAAGGAATACCTGGAAGTGTCGTTGCCGTTTGTGGCCGGATGCCAGGAGCCCATTGCCGAATGGAAGATCCCCAACATGCGTGGCATCATGTCGGCCCGGACCAAGCCGTTAAAAGTGGTCGAACCCAAAGCCGCCGACAGCGGCGTGAAGCTTCAGAAATTCGAATTGCCACCTCCCAAAGGATCCGTGAAAATGATCCCCGCCGATAACGTGCCGGAGTTGGTCAACCTGTTGAAGAACGAAGCCAAAGTATTGTAA
- a CDS encoding electron transfer flavoprotein subunit alpha/FixB family protein → MAILVFVESAEGKIKKTSIEAVAYAHALGGPVTAIALGAVEKAELEALGKYGAQKVLHVADERLSQGIIQAYATVLEKALQDEGADILVLANSSLGTPVAARVATKLGASLASNVVELPKTDGGFVVKRSIYTGKAFAWVELKNQKKVIALRKNAADIKEVGSPVQVTPYSVTLGDADFATKITSSEKATGEVLLPEANIVVSGGRGMKGPEHWGILEELAKTLHAATGCSKPVSDMGWRPHHEHVGQTGVKVAPQLYIAVGISGAIQHLAGVNSSKYIVVINKDPEAPFFKAADYGIVGDAFEIIPKLTEAIKAAK, encoded by the coding sequence ATGGCGATACTCGTTTTTGTCGAGAGTGCTGAAGGAAAGATCAAAAAGACTTCCATTGAAGCGGTAGCCTATGCGCATGCCCTGGGAGGGCCCGTAACGGCCATCGCCCTCGGTGCCGTGGAAAAAGCCGAACTGGAAGCCCTGGGAAAATATGGCGCGCAAAAAGTGTTGCACGTCGCAGATGAAAGACTAAGCCAGGGCATCATCCAAGCCTATGCTACCGTGCTGGAGAAAGCGCTCCAGGACGAAGGCGCAGACATCCTGGTGCTGGCAAACTCATCGTTGGGCACACCCGTGGCGGCTCGCGTGGCCACCAAGCTTGGCGCCAGCCTGGCCTCCAATGTGGTAGAGCTCCCCAAGACCGACGGCGGTTTTGTGGTGAAACGCAGCATCTACACCGGAAAGGCATTTGCCTGGGTGGAGTTGAAAAATCAAAAGAAAGTGATCGCCCTGCGCAAGAACGCGGCCGACATAAAAGAAGTTGGAAGTCCCGTACAGGTAACGCCCTATAGCGTCACCCTGGGCGACGCCGACTTTGCCACAAAGATCACCTCCTCCGAAAAGGCCACCGGCGAAGTATTGCTCCCGGAAGCTAACATCGTGGTGTCGGGTGGTCGCGGCATGAAGGGCCCCGAGCACTGGGGCATCCTCGAAGAATTGGCCAAAACCCTGCACGCCGCCACCGGCTGCAGCAAGCCCGTGTCCGACATGGGATGGCGGCCGCACCACGAGCACGTGGGCCAGACCGGCGTGAAAGTTGCACCCCAACTCTACATTGCCGTGGGCATTTCGGGAGCCATCCAGCATTTGGCGGGGGTAAACTCTTCGAAGTACATCGTGGTTATAAATAAAGACCCGGAAGCGCCATTTTTTAAGGCCGCCGATTATGGTATTGTTGGCGATGCTTTCGAAATAATTCCTAAATTGACTGAGGCGATCAAAGCTGCGAAGTAA
- a CDS encoding bifunctional nuclease family protein, which translates to MKKIKLEILGLSSSQSQTGSFALVLGETEGSRRLPIIIGMFEAQAIAIEIEKIIPNRPMTHDLFKAFANNFHFTVDEIIISDLKEGVFFAKIVCSDGLKKSEVDARPSDAIAIGLRFDSPIYTYENILAEAGIVLTDEVEEDKPEPKTEPKAKVKKEAGRKDDFKNYSIEKLNELLKDAIDKEDYERAAKIRDELSKRN; encoded by the coding sequence GTGAAGAAAATAAAACTGGAAATACTCGGACTATCATCAAGTCAATCACAGACTGGTTCGTTTGCCTTGGTGTTGGGTGAAACCGAAGGCAGCCGCCGGCTTCCCATCATCATCGGGATGTTCGAAGCCCAGGCCATAGCCATCGAAATCGAAAAGATCATCCCGAACCGGCCGATGACACACGACCTGTTCAAAGCCTTTGCCAACAACTTTCATTTCACCGTAGATGAGATCATCATCTCCGATCTGAAGGAAGGCGTGTTCTTTGCCAAGATCGTTTGCTCGGATGGCCTCAAGAAAAGTGAAGTAGATGCCCGTCCCTCAGACGCCATTGCTATCGGCCTGCGTTTTGACTCGCCCATCTACACCTACGAAAACATCCTGGCCGAAGCCGGCATCGTGCTCACCGACGAGGTGGAAGAAGACAAGCCCGAGCCCAAAACAGAACCCAAAGCCAAGGTGAAGAAAGAAGCTGGACGCAAAGACGACTTCAAAAACTATTCCATCGAAAAGCTGAACGAGCTCCTCAAAGACGCCATCGACAAAGAGGACTACGAACGCGCCGCCAAGATCCGCGACGAGTTGAGCAAACGGAACTAA
- a CDS encoding NupC/NupG family nucleoside CNT transporter, giving the protein MDYLRALGGLVFIVGVAYLFSTNRKAVDWRLVAAGIALQVVFGLLIAKVDAVQSGFEYVSEKFIVFLSFAQKGAAFLYGDLSKNSDAVQGVRHNLGFLFAFQTLPTIIFFSAVTAGLYHLGVLQKIVYVFAWVMTRTMRMSGAESLSVAGDVFMGQTEAPLLVRPFIPGMTQSELHCLMVGGMATIAGSVFGAYVSFLGGSDPAEQTKFATYLLTASIMSAPASVVMAKLFLPETEPIDKELKLTKDHVGVNLIDSIAIGASDGLKLALNVGAMLLAFIAVIYAVNWILVGLIGHYTGLNEFVVTSTNGTFDGFSLQYILGQVFRVFAFCIGVEWHDTLAVGSLLGQKMVINEFVAYSDLGVMKTAGVLSEKSILISTYALCGFANFSSIAIQIGGTGGMAPSRQADISRLGLRAMIAATLATMMTATIAGALFS; this is encoded by the coding sequence ATGGATTATTTACGCGCGCTGGGTGGCCTGGTATTTATTGTGGGTGTGGCCTACCTCTTCTCTACGAACCGCAAAGCAGTAGACTGGCGTCTGGTGGCTGCCGGCATCGCCCTACAGGTGGTTTTTGGTTTGCTCATTGCCAAAGTGGACGCAGTGCAGTCGGGTTTCGAATACGTCAGCGAGAAATTTATCGTGTTCCTCAGTTTTGCCCAGAAGGGCGCGGCGTTTTTGTATGGTGATCTATCCAAAAACTCGGATGCTGTGCAAGGCGTTCGCCACAATCTCGGATTCCTTTTTGCTTTTCAAACCTTGCCCACGATTATTTTCTTCTCGGCCGTAACAGCCGGGTTGTATCATCTGGGCGTCCTCCAAAAGATCGTATACGTATTTGCCTGGGTGATGACACGCACCATGCGCATGTCGGGCGCAGAGAGCCTCTCCGTTGCCGGCGACGTGTTCATGGGACAAACGGAAGCACCCCTGCTGGTAAGACCGTTCATTCCGGGCATGACGCAATCGGAATTGCACTGTCTCATGGTCGGTGGGATGGCCACCATTGCCGGGAGCGTGTTTGGAGCATACGTTTCCTTTCTCGGAGGGAGCGATCCCGCGGAGCAAACCAAATTTGCCACCTACCTGCTCACGGCCTCCATCATGAGCGCGCCGGCGTCGGTGGTCATGGCAAAGCTCTTCCTGCCGGAGACCGAACCCATCGACAAAGAATTGAAATTGACCAAAGACCACGTGGGCGTAAACCTGATCGACTCCATCGCCATCGGCGCATCGGACGGGTTGAAGCTGGCCCTGAACGTTGGCGCCATGTTGCTCGCCTTCATTGCCGTGATCTATGCCGTGAACTGGATCCTGGTGGGACTGATCGGCCACTATACCGGCCTCAACGAATTTGTCGTGACCAGCACCAACGGCACTTTCGACGGCTTCTCTTTGCAATATATTTTAGGCCAGGTCTTCCGCGTGTTCGCCTTCTGCATTGGTGTAGAGTGGCACGACACGCTGGCGGTGGGAAGCTTGCTGGGACAAAAAATGGTGATCAACGAATTTGTGGCCTACTCAGATTTGGGCGTCATGAAAACGGCAGGCGTGTTGAGCGAGAAGTCGATACTCATTTCGACGTATGCGCTGTGCGGATTCGCTAATTTCAGTTCGATAGCCATCCAGATCGGGGGAACAGGAGGGATGGCGCCCTCACGCCAGGCCGACATCTCCCGGTTGGGTCTGCGCGCCATGATCGCCGCCACCCTGGCCACCATGATGACGGCCACCATCGCGGGCGCTTTATTCAGTTGA
- a CDS encoding TrmH family RNA methyltransferase, whose product MLTREEKLVSAHLAQFISEHKLQGVEKVLDQRTRQVTVVLEDIFQSQNASAVVRTCECMGLQAIHIVENISKYSVNPKVLKGSHKWLDIIHHTSKTEDNTVACVQKLKGEGYKILAADPDEDGLSIHEVDASQNKVALLFGNELRGVSKQALALCDAKVRIPMYGFTESFNISVSVAICLNSIVSKLHQSGTAFGLSEEEKDAIRLQWYRKIVRKSDLIEQEFLRAIE is encoded by the coding sequence ATGCTAACCCGCGAAGAGAAACTGGTGTCGGCCCACCTGGCCCAATTCATTTCCGAGCATAAGCTGCAAGGCGTCGAAAAGGTATTGGACCAGCGTACGCGCCAAGTAACGGTGGTCCTGGAAGACATCTTTCAATCGCAAAATGCCAGCGCCGTCGTGCGCACCTGCGAGTGTATGGGCTTGCAAGCCATTCACATCGTGGAAAACATCAGCAAATACAGCGTCAATCCCAAAGTGCTGAAGGGTTCGCACAAGTGGCTGGACATCATCCACCACACCTCCAAAACAGAAGACAACACCGTGGCCTGCGTGCAGAAACTGAAAGGGGAGGGCTACAAGATCCTGGCCGCCGATCCCGACGAAGACGGCCTGTCTATCCACGAAGTCGACGCTTCGCAAAATAAGGTGGCGCTATTGTTCGGTAACGAACTGCGCGGCGTGTCCAAACAAGCTTTGGCCCTTTGCGATGCGAAGGTCCGCATACCGATGTATGGCTTCACGGAAAGCTTTAACATCTCGGTAAGCGTCGCCATTTGTCTCAATTCAATCGTTAGCAAGCTGCACCAGTCCGGCACGGCGTTTGGTCTCAGCGAGGAGGAGAAGGATGCTATACGGCTGCAGTGGTATCGGAAAATTGTACGGAAGTCGGACCTGATCGAACAGGAGTTTCTCCGCGCAATTGAGTAG
- a CDS encoding SanA/YdcF family protein, which translates to MRRLKKILLIVIGVCLLFVIGTNVWVVSSTTSKVFSDLTLLPDHRVALVLGTSHKTVGGGSNPFFQKRMEKAAELYRMGKIDHFILSGDNRSRYYNEPMAMQKALVKMGVPEYAITLDYAGLRTLDSVVRCQKIFGQNKIIIITQPFHSYRALFISRYYNIDAVAMVADEPDFDSSMKVRFREYLARPKAVLDLYVLKTAPRFLGEKEQIKVSTVRQ; encoded by the coding sequence ATGCGCAGGCTGAAGAAAATTTTGTTGATCGTTATTGGGGTATGCCTGCTTTTCGTTATCGGCACCAACGTCTGGGTGGTGAGCAGCACAACCTCCAAAGTCTTCAGCGACCTCACCCTGCTTCCCGACCATCGCGTAGCGTTGGTGTTGGGCACGAGCCACAAGACCGTGGGAGGGGGCTCCAATCCTTTTTTTCAAAAACGCATGGAGAAAGCCGCGGAGCTCTACCGCATGGGGAAGATCGACCATTTCATTCTCAGTGGCGATAACCGGTCGCGCTACTACAACGAACCCATGGCCATGCAAAAAGCGCTTGTCAAAATGGGTGTGCCCGAATACGCCATCACCCTCGACTATGCCGGCCTCCGCACGCTGGACTCCGTCGTGCGCTGCCAAAAAATATTTGGTCAGAACAAGATCATTATCATCACGCAACCTTTTCACAGTTATCGGGCTCTATTCATCAGCCGGTACTATAACATCGACGCTGTGGCCATGGTGGCCGACGAACCTGACTTTGACTCCTCCATGAAAGTGCGGTTTCGCGAATACCTGGCCCGGCCAAAAGCTGTTTTGGACCTGTATGTGCTCAAAACAGCCCCCCGCTTTTTAGGGGAGAAAGAGCAGATTAAAGTCAGCACCGTGCGGCAGTAG
- a CDS encoding DUF5686 and carboxypeptidase-like regulatory domain-containing protein yields MRRDVANVFSVQFILFTVLMCGLPWLSQAQETTISGKVTDANSGDPIPFANLIFPGTSTGATTDFDGNYEIRTTHPGDTLVVSYIGYTPRKKAVVKGKKQVINFQIVENAQSLQEVVVLSGENPAFAILRNVVKNKNKNDKRKMVAYEYDTYTKIEIDVDNLTDKFRKRKVIQKITQVLDSIDRIAGEDGKPILPILITESVSKVYYRDNPSLRYENILRSKVNGVGVEDGTTVTQLIGSSFQEYNFYQNWVNIVTKDFVSPIADGWRLYYDYDLVDSLYVGDQFCYRLDFTPRSPQDLAFTGSIWITKEGYALKQIDATVGRQANLNFVEKIKIQQELERVEGGAWLPVKNRVLIDVSEVTNFSAGMLAKFYTSNKNFVVNKPHEVNFYQLPITMAEDARMNEQEVYWDSIRHEPLTPTEKNVYKMIDTLQTIPVVRTYTDLIKIAVNGYYKVGKVDLGPYIALFAVNNIEGVRIQPGFRTNINFSNKWVLGGQLGYGFRDQRIKYTAQVQNILSRQHWTTLTVRARSDLGRVGIDGETAGDNFLLLASQRFGYFRRGYYTQEGRVDFRREVFKGFTQRVGFRYFTFRPTYAFAYYDNPEDLSASTVSQNFESAEMILEARYARDELFLQSDNDRISLGTTRWPIITVRYTRGFKGILNSDFDYDKLRLSLFKRIRFGPLGTAYVDLMGEYVFTDIPYPLLGLHLGNQTPLYNSVTYNLMNYGEFVSDRYAALQYRHYFEGLFLNRIPLLRKLKWRLLGTANVIYGGLSPGNQALIAPYTPSGEPTLPVGYFNKGPYVELGYGVENIFRFLRIDFIHRLNYLDHQQQPNVPVRKFGVFFSFQFQL; encoded by the coding sequence GTGCGAAGAGACGTTGCTAACGTATTCTCAGTTCAATTTATTCTCTTTACCGTACTGATGTGCGGGCTCCCCTGGCTATCACAGGCTCAGGAAACCACCATCAGTGGCAAAGTGACCGATGCCAATTCAGGCGATCCCATACCTTTTGCCAATCTGATCTTCCCCGGAACATCGACGGGTGCTACCACCGATTTCGACGGCAACTACGAGATCCGCACCACTCACCCGGGCGACACGCTCGTCGTTTCCTACATCGGCTACACGCCGCGAAAAAAAGCCGTCGTAAAAGGAAAGAAGCAGGTCATCAATTTTCAGATCGTGGAAAATGCGCAGAGCCTCCAGGAAGTGGTGGTGCTGTCGGGCGAAAACCCGGCGTTCGCCATCCTGCGCAATGTGGTGAAGAACAAAAACAAGAACGATAAACGCAAAATGGTGGCCTATGAATACGACACCTACACCAAGATCGAAATAGACGTCGACAACCTGACCGACAAATTCAGGAAGCGAAAGGTTATCCAGAAAATCACCCAGGTGCTCGACAGCATCGACCGCATTGCCGGCGAGGATGGCAAGCCCATTTTGCCGATCCTCATCACCGAAAGCGTATCCAAAGTCTACTACCGCGACAACCCTTCGTTGCGCTATGAAAACATTCTGCGTTCAAAAGTAAACGGCGTCGGCGTGGAAGATGGAACCACCGTAACGCAGCTGATCGGCTCTTCATTCCAGGAGTACAATTTTTATCAAAACTGGGTCAACATCGTCACCAAAGATTTCGTGTCGCCCATTGCCGATGGGTGGCGGTTGTACTATGACTACGACTTGGTGGACAGTTTATATGTGGGCGACCAATTTTGTTATCGCCTCGATTTCACACCCCGCAGTCCGCAAGATCTCGCGTTCACCGGCTCGATCTGGATTACAAAAGAAGGCTATGCCTTAAAACAAATCGACGCCACCGTGGGGCGGCAGGCCAACCTTAACTTCGTCGAGAAAATAAAAATTCAACAAGAACTCGAGCGGGTTGAAGGCGGCGCGTGGTTGCCGGTAAAGAACCGCGTGCTCATCGACGTGAGTGAAGTCACCAACTTCAGCGCGGGCATGCTGGCAAAGTTCTACACCAGCAACAAGAACTTCGTCGTCAACAAACCGCATGAAGTGAATTTCTACCAGTTGCCCATCACCATGGCCGAAGATGCGCGCATGAATGAACAGGAAGTATACTGGGATTCCATTCGCCACGAGCCGCTCACGCCCACGGAGAAGAACGTCTACAAAATGATCGACACGCTGCAAACCATCCCCGTGGTGCGCACCTACACCGACCTGATCAAGATCGCCGTCAACGGCTATTACAAAGTAGGCAAAGTTGACCTTGGCCCCTACATCGCGCTCTTTGCGGTAAACAATATCGAAGGCGTTCGCATACAGCCGGGATTTCGCACCAACATCAACTTCAGCAACAAATGGGTGCTGGGTGGCCAATTGGGTTATGGCTTTCGCGATCAACGGATCAAGTACACGGCACAAGTCCAGAACATCCTGTCGCGGCAACACTGGACCACGCTCACCGTCCGGGCCCGCAGCGACCTGGGGCGTGTGGGCATCGACGGCGAAACCGCCGGCGACAACTTCTTGTTGCTGGCCTCCCAACGGTTTGGCTATTTCCGCCGCGGTTACTACACACAGGAAGGGCGGGTTGATTTTAGACGCGAGGTTTTCAAAGGCTTCACACAACGGGTGGGGTTCCGTTACTTCACCTTCCGGCCTACTTACGCCTTTGCGTATTACGACAACCCCGAAGATCTATCAGCGTCTACTGTAAGTCAGAATTTTGAATCGGCCGAAATGATCCTCGAAGCGCGCTACGCCCGCGATGAACTCTTTCTCCAATCCGACAACGACCGCATCAGCCTCGGCACCACGCGTTGGCCCATCATCACAGTGCGCTACACACGGGGGTTCAAAGGCATCCTCAACAGTGATTTTGACTACGACAAACTGCGGCTCAGCCTCTTCAAACGCATCCGCTTTGGCCCACTGGGCACGGCCTATGTCGACCTTATGGGAGAATACGTGTTCACCGACATACCGTACCCGCTACTGGGCCTGCACCTGGGGAACCAGACGCCGCTCTACAACAGCGTGACCTACAACCTCATGAACTATGGCGAGTTTGTGAGCGACCGTTATGCCGCGTTGCAATACCGTCACTACTTCGAGGGCTTGTTCCTGAATCGAATCCCTTTGCTCCGGAAACTAAAATGGCGTTTGCTCGGCACCGCCAACGTCATCTATGGCGGTCTGAGCCCGGGCAACCAAGCGTTGATCGCACCCTATACGCCGTCGGGCGAACCTACTTTGCCCGTGGGCTATTTCAACAAGGGACCCTATGTGGAACTGGGGTATGGCGTGGAAAACATCTTCCGGTTTTTGCGCATCGATTTCATTCACCGGCTCAACTACCTCGATCACCAGCAGCAGCCCAATGTTCCCGTGCGTAAGTTCGGGGTGTTCTTCAGCTTTCAATTCCAACTGTGA
- the thrS gene encoding threonine--tRNA ligase — protein sequence MNVKISLPDGSVREYPQGVKGSEIASSISEGLARVSLAIEVNGEVWDLSRPITTDASIKILTWNDKPGKTTFWHSSAHLLAEALEALYPGVKFGTGPAIENGFYYDVDLNGKPFGDDDLAAVEAKMKELAKRDSQYVRKEVTKADALKYFTEKGDPYKIEIINGLEDGKITFYQQGDFTDLCIGPHIPNTGFIKAVKLLNVAGAYWRNNENNKMLTRIYGITFPKAKELEEYLHLIEEAKKRDHRKLGKELELFAFSERVGMGLPLWLPKGTILRERLEQFMRKAQIKAGYDPVVTPHIGSKALYVTSGHYEKYGKDSFQPIHTPDEGEEFLLKPMNCPHHCEIYRTKPRSYRDLPVRLAEFGTVYRYEQSGELHGLTRVRGFTQDDAHIFCRPDQVKEEFVKVIDLVLHVFKSLGFENYTAQVSLRDPENKAKYIGEDSAWERAEREIQEAADERGLSTVAVKGEAAFYGPKLDFMVKDALGRQWQLGTIQVDYQLPQRFELEYVGSDNQKHTPVMIHRAPFGSLERFVAVLIEHCAGNFPLWLAPDQIAVLPISERFNDYAKLVYEKLKEQDIRGLLDDRDEKIGRKIRDAETKKIPFMLIVGEKEAADQTVAVRKHGQGDQGSVPLEEFVNRFRIECSAPI from the coding sequence ATGAATGTAAAAATATCACTTCCCGACGGAAGCGTCCGCGAATATCCCCAGGGCGTTAAGGGTTCCGAAATTGCGTCCAGCATCAGTGAAGGACTGGCGCGTGTCTCATTAGCCATCGAAGTAAACGGAGAGGTATGGGATCTGTCCCGCCCGATCACCACGGATGCCTCCATCAAAATACTGACCTGGAACGACAAACCCGGCAAGACCACTTTCTGGCACTCGTCGGCCCACTTGCTGGCCGAGGCTCTGGAAGCATTGTATCCGGGGGTGAAGTTCGGCACTGGCCCGGCCATCGAGAACGGCTTTTATTATGACGTCGACCTCAATGGCAAGCCTTTCGGCGACGATGATCTGGCCGCTGTGGAGGCCAAAATGAAAGAGCTCGCCAAACGCGACAGCCAATACGTCCGCAAGGAAGTGACCAAGGCCGACGCGCTTAAATACTTTACCGAGAAAGGCGATCCCTACAAAATCGAGATCATCAACGGTCTGGAAGATGGCAAGATCACCTTCTATCAGCAAGGCGATTTCACCGATCTCTGCATCGGTCCGCATATTCCCAACACCGGCTTCATCAAAGCCGTGAAGCTGCTGAACGTGGCAGGAGCCTACTGGCGCAACAACGAAAACAACAAGATGCTTACCCGCATCTATGGCATTACATTCCCCAAGGCTAAAGAGCTCGAGGAATACCTGCACCTGATCGAGGAAGCCAAGAAACGCGACCACCGGAAGCTGGGCAAGGAATTGGAACTGTTTGCCTTCTCCGAAAGAGTGGGTATGGGCCTGCCGTTGTGGTTGCCCAAAGGCACGATCCTGCGCGAGCGCCTGGAGCAATTCATGCGCAAAGCCCAGATCAAAGCCGGCTACGACCCCGTGGTGACGCCGCATATCGGGAGCAAGGCCCTGTATGTCACTTCCGGTCACTATGAGAAATACGGCAAAGACTCCTTCCAACCCATCCACACCCCGGATGAAGGCGAGGAGTTCCTGCTGAAACCCATGAACTGTCCGCACCACTGCGAGATCTATAGAACCAAGCCGCGCTCATACCGCGACCTGCCGGTCCGCCTGGCCGAGTTCGGCACGGTGTATCGCTACGAACAAAGCGGCGAGCTCCACGGCCTCACCCGCGTGCGAGGCTTCACCCAGGACGACGCGCACATTTTCTGCCGTCCCGACCAGGTGAAGGAAGAATTTGTCAAGGTAATCGACCTGGTGTTGCATGTGTTCAAATCCCTTGGATTCGAGAACTATACCGCCCAGGTGTCGTTGCGCGACCCCGAGAATAAGGCAAAATACATCGGCGAAGACAGCGCCTGGGAGCGTGCTGAACGCGAAATCCAGGAGGCAGCAGATGAAAGAGGCCTGAGCACCGTCGCCGTAAAGGGCGAAGCGGCTTTCTATGGCCCCAAGCTGGACTTTATGGTGAAAGATGCCCTGGGCCGTCAATGGCAGCTGGGAACCATCCAGGTGGACTATCAGTTACCCCAACGCTTCGAGTTGGAGTATGTGGGCTCGGATAACCAGAAACACACCCCGGTGATGATCCACCGCGCCCCTTTTGGGTCGCTGGAGCGGTTTGTCGCCGTGTTGATCGAGCACTGCGCCGGTAATTTCCCGCTGTGGCTGGCGCCCGACCAGATCGCCGTATTGCCCATTTCCGAGCGTTTCAACGACTATGCCAAGTTGGTCTACGAGAAGCTTAAAGAGCAGGATATCAGGGGCTTACTGGACGACCGCGACGAAAAGATCGGCCGCAAGATCCGCGATGCGGAAACCAAGAAGATCCCGTTCATGCTCATTGTGGGCGAGAAAGAGGCCGCCGATCAGACGGTAGCAGTGCGCAAGCACGGACAAGGCGACCAAGGTAGCGTTCCACTGGAAGAATTCGTAAATCGCTTCAGAATTGAGTGTTCTGCCCCGATTTGA
- the infC gene encoding translation initiation factor IF-3 has translation MFNNNRPGFNKPFRRGPQRPEEPYRINERITAQRVRVVGEDIKVDVYPIQQAIKLAQDQGLDLVEISPNADPPVCKIVDYSKFKYEQKKKQKEIKAKALKVVLKEIRFGPNTDEHDFNFKLKHAENFLKEGAKVKATVFFPGRSIVYKERGEILLLKFAQGLEEFGKVEQLPKLEGKRMGMIIMPKAGKK, from the coding sequence ATCTTTAATAACAACAGACCCGGTTTTAACAAACCGTTCAGAAGAGGGCCCCAGCGACCGGAAGAGCCTTATCGGATCAACGAAAGGATAACCGCACAACGCGTGAGGGTGGTAGGAGAGGATATCAAAGTAGACGTTTATCCAATCCAGCAGGCCATTAAATTGGCACAGGACCAGGGGTTGGACCTTGTGGAGATCTCTCCCAATGCCGATCCCCCGGTGTGTAAGATCGTAGACTATTCGAAGTTTAAGTACGAACAGAAAAAGAAACAGAAGGAGATCAAGGCGAAAGCCCTGAAGGTGGTGTTGAAGGAAATCCGCTTTGGCCCGAACACGGACGAGCACGATTTCAACTTCAAGCTCAAGCACGCCGAAAACTTCCTCAAGGAAGGCGCCAAGGTGAAAGCCACGGTATTCTTCCCCGGCCGTTCGATCGTGTACAAGGAAAGGGGCGAGATCCTCTTGCTGAAGTTCGCGCAAGGACTGGAAGAGTTTGGCAAGGTAGAGCAACTGCCCAAGCTGGAAGGCAAGCGGATGGGGATGATCATCATGCCCAAAGCCGGTAAAAAGTAG